Sequence from the Clostridium saccharobutylicum DSM 13864 genome:
ATCCTTCAAGCGTATTAGTTGTATATATCATTTTTCTTATTTCAGGAGAGAAAGTGAAGAATGTTGATAGGTGACTCCAATTGTTATACCACGAATCTATTACAATAGCATATTTATCTCCCCACTTATCCTTTAAATTATCGAGCTGCGCTAGCGCAAGTTCCTCAGTTGAAGCCTTATAAACACATTTTAAATCTTTAATAAATTCTTTCTTATCTTTTGATGCTATATACTTAACTGAGTTTCTTATTTGGTGAACAATACATGTTTGAATGTTAACTGATGGAAATACAGTTTTAATGGCTTCTGGTAACCCCTTTAATCCGTCCATACATGCTATAAGGATTTCTCGTACGCCTCTATTTTTAAGATCAGTGCATATCTTTAACCAAAACTTAGCACCCTCAGCTTCATCTACCCAACTTCCTAAAATTTCTTTGTATCCTTGCATGTTGTATCCTAAGCATATATAAACAGCTTTATTCATAATCTTTCCATTGCTTCGCACCTTGAAATACATAGCATCCAAATACACTATTGGATAAACTTTATCTAGTGATCTATTTTGCCACTCAACAGCACTTTCCATAACTTTATCTGTAATTCTAGATACCATAGAAGGTGATATTGTTATTCCATATAAGTCCTCTATTTCTGCTTGAATATCACTTGTGGTCATTCCTTTTGCGTAAAGAGAAATCACCTTTTTATCTAATTCTGTACACACAGTTTCGTATTTCTTTATAATTTGTGGCTCAAATTCAGCATTCCTATCTCTTGGTACGTCTAAATCGACGTCACCGAAGGAACTTCTAAGATTTTTGGTACTATATCCATTTCGATAATTCTTTTTTGTAGAATCATTAGTTTCTGCTCTTTGATATTTATTTCTTCCAAGGTGTTCTTCCATTTCACCTTCTAAAATATTTTCTAACACATCTTTAACTAATCTTTGAATTAAACCATTTTTACCCATGACATCATCGATAGTCTTACATTTCTTTACCTCAGCTTTGTAATCAAAGTCATCATCAATTGGTTTTGACATACATATTC
This genomic interval carries:
- a CDS encoding IS256 family transposase: MSKPIDDDFDYKAEVKKCKTIDDVMGKNGLIQRLVKDVLENILEGEMEEHLGRNKYQRAETNDSTKKNYRNGYSTKNLRSSFGDVDLDVPRDRNAEFEPQIIKKYETVCTELDKKVISLYAKGMTTSDIQAEIEDLYGITISPSMVSRITDKVMESAVEWQNRSLDKVYPIVYLDAMYFKVRSNGKIMNKAVYICLGYNMQGYKEILGSWVDEAEGAKFWLKICTDLKNRGVREILIACMDGLKGLPEAIKTVFPSVNIQTCIVHQIRNSVKYIASKDKKEFIKDLKCVYKASTEELALAQLDNLKDKWGDKYAIVIDSWYNNWSHLSTFFTFSPEIRKMIYTTNTLEGFNRQIRKYTKSRTVFPTDESLSKCVYLATMEIIEKWTQPTPNWGRTLAELSIVFEEQLNDELA